The following coding sequences lie in one Hydrogenophaga sp. PBL-H3 genomic window:
- a CDS encoding DUF2244 domain-containing protein has product MVSQANNAFRFATLSEQGVEWTLKRNCSVTPAQLGYLYASLCILSMGVASVFWLQGATLVLPFAVFELVAVGTAFLVYARHATDHERIRLMRGRLVVEWETAGRSSRCEFAREWVRVEPGASAGQLIEVRGGGRSVQVGRFVRSDLRPVLAREIRQALRGA; this is encoded by the coding sequence ATGGTGAGCCAGGCAAACAACGCTTTCCGATTCGCGACGCTGTCTGAACAAGGCGTGGAGTGGACCCTGAAGCGCAACTGCTCGGTCACCCCGGCTCAATTGGGCTACCTCTACGCTTCCTTGTGCATCCTTTCGATGGGTGTGGCGTCGGTTTTCTGGTTGCAAGGTGCCACTTTGGTGTTGCCGTTTGCGGTGTTCGAGTTGGTGGCGGTGGGCACGGCCTTCCTTGTGTATGCCCGCCATGCCACCGACCACGAGCGCATCAGGTTGATGCGAGGCCGCTTGGTGGTGGAGTGGGAGACGGCGGGGCGGTCGTCGCGGTGCGAGTTCGCCCGCGAGTGGGTTCGGGTTGAGCCCGGCGCAAGTGCCGGTCAGTTGATCGAGGTTCGCGGCGGAGGGCGGTCGGTGCAGGTGGGGCGGTTCGTGCGATCCGACCTTCGACCAGTGCTGGCTCGGGAGATCCGCCAGGCCCTGCGTGGGGCGTGA
- the coxB gene encoding cytochrome c oxidase subunit II, translated as MTLGLGAWTTVAAQKVNDLPGGPAVNQLNFAPPVTRIAEEQHWLHWFMMALCAVIFLIVFGVMFYSILKHRKSVGHKSQALAEPIWVELGWTIVPLLIVIGMALPATKVLVAQKDTTNSDLTIKATGMQWKWGYDYIKGEGEGIGFLSTLDNNHRVMSNSGKPDATDDYLLKVDNPLVVPVGKKVRIITTANDVIHAWMVPAFGVKQDAIPGFVRDTWFRAEKTGDFYGQCAELCGKEHAYMPIHVKVVSAEAYSAWVGEKQKAMAAAADDPSKVWVLTDLVKRGESVYAANCAACHQASGKGAGPIKPLDGAAVVVDADKSKMINVLLNGQNNGAMPAWKQLSDTELAAVMTYAKNNWSNQTQQIVQPAEVQAARK; from the coding sequence CTGACGCTCGGTCTGGGTGCCTGGACCACGGTCGCGGCACAAAAGGTCAACGACCTGCCTGGCGGCCCGGCCGTCAACCAACTCAACTTTGCGCCTCCCGTCACCCGCATTGCTGAAGAGCAGCACTGGCTGCATTGGTTCATGATGGCCTTGTGCGCGGTCATCTTCCTGATCGTCTTCGGCGTGATGTTTTATTCCATCCTGAAGCACCGCAAATCGGTGGGTCACAAGTCGCAAGCCCTGGCCGAACCGATCTGGGTGGAGCTGGGCTGGACCATCGTTCCCCTGTTGATCGTCATCGGCATGGCCTTGCCGGCCACCAAGGTGCTGGTCGCGCAGAAGGACACCACCAACAGCGACCTGACCATCAAGGCCACGGGCATGCAGTGGAAATGGGGTTACGACTACATCAAGGGCGAAGGCGAGGGCATCGGTTTCCTCTCCACGCTGGACAACAACCACCGCGTGATGTCCAACAGCGGCAAGCCCGACGCCACGGACGACTACCTGCTCAAGGTCGACAATCCTCTGGTGGTGCCGGTGGGCAAGAAAGTACGCATCATCACCACCGCCAACGACGTGATTCACGCCTGGATGGTGCCCGCCTTCGGCGTCAAGCAGGATGCCATTCCCGGTTTCGTGCGCGACACCTGGTTCCGTGCCGAGAAGACTGGCGATTTCTACGGACAGTGCGCCGAGTTGTGCGGCAAGGAGCACGCCTACATGCCGATCCACGTGAAGGTGGTCTCGGCCGAAGCGTACAGCGCTTGGGTGGGCGAGAAGCAGAAGGCCATGGCCGCTGCAGCGGATGACCCATCCAAGGTGTGGGTGCTGACCGATCTGGTCAAGCGAGGTGAGTCGGTCTATGCCGCCAACTGTGCTGCCTGCCACCAGGCCAGCGGCAAGGGCGCAGGCCCGATCAAGCCGCTGGACGGCGCGGCCGTGGTGGTCGACGCCGACAAGAGCAAGATGATCAATGTGTTGCTCAACGGACAGAACAATGGCGCCATGCCCGCGTGGAAGCAGCTCAGCGACACCGAACTCGCTGCGGTCATGACCTACGCCAAGAACAACTGGTCGAACCAGACCCAGCAGATCGTGCAGCCGGCCGAAGTGCAAGCCGCCCGCAAGTGA
- the ctaD gene encoding cytochrome c oxidase subunit I, which translates to MSAVLDHHDAHGHDHDHHAPTGWRRWVYATNHKDIGTLYLLFAFTMLMVGGVLALLIRAELFQPGLQLVNPGLFNQLTTMHGLIMVFGAIMPAFVGFANWMIPLQIGAGDMAFARMNNFSFWLMIPAALMLVSSFFMPGGAPAAGWTLYAPLTLQMGPSMDAGIFAMHILGASSIMGSINIIVTILNMRAPGMTLMKMPMFCWTWLITAYLLIAVMPVLAGAITMTLTDRHFGTSFFNPAGGGDPVMYQHIFWFFGHPEVYIMILPAFGIVSQVVPAFSRKKLFGYASMVYATGSIAILSFVVWAHHMFTTGMPVTGQLFFMYSTMLIAVPTGVKIFNWIATMWKGSMTFETPMLWAVGFIFVFTIGGFTGLILSVAPIDIQMQDTYYVVAHFHYVLVAGSLFAMFSGIYYWLPKWTGVMYSETRGKIHFWWSMISFNITFFPMHFLGLAGMPRRYADYPMQFADFNAIASVGAFGFGIAQVYFFVAVILPAMAGKGEKASQKPWDGAEGLEWEVPSPAPFHTFENPPKLDVTATKVIG; encoded by the coding sequence ATGAGTGCTGTTCTCGACCACCACGACGCCCACGGCCACGACCACGATCACCACGCCCCCACGGGCTGGCGCCGCTGGGTCTACGCCACCAACCACAAGGACATCGGCACGCTGTACCTGCTGTTCGCGTTCACCATGCTCATGGTGGGCGGCGTGCTGGCCCTGCTGATCCGCGCCGAGCTGTTCCAGCCCGGGCTGCAACTGGTGAATCCCGGCTTGTTCAACCAGCTCACCACCATGCACGGACTGATCATGGTGTTCGGCGCCATCATGCCGGCCTTCGTGGGTTTTGCGAACTGGATGATCCCGTTGCAGATCGGCGCCGGCGACATGGCCTTCGCCCGTATGAACAACTTCAGCTTCTGGCTGATGATTCCTGCCGCGCTGATGCTGGTGTCGTCGTTCTTCATGCCCGGTGGCGCACCCGCTGCCGGCTGGACGCTCTACGCGCCGCTGACCCTGCAGATGGGCCCCTCGATGGACGCCGGCATTTTTGCCATGCACATCCTGGGCGCGTCCTCCATCATGGGCTCGATCAACATCATCGTCACCATCCTCAACATGCGCGCGCCCGGCATGACGCTGATGAAGATGCCCATGTTCTGCTGGACCTGGCTGATCACCGCGTACCTGCTGATCGCCGTGATGCCCGTGCTGGCCGGCGCCATCACCATGACGCTGACCGACCGTCATTTCGGCACCAGCTTCTTCAACCCCGCCGGCGGCGGCGACCCGGTGATGTACCAGCACATTTTCTGGTTCTTCGGTCACCCCGAGGTCTACATCATGATCTTGCCGGCCTTCGGCATCGTGAGCCAGGTGGTGCCCGCGTTCTCGCGCAAGAAGCTGTTCGGCTATGCATCCATGGTGTACGCCACCGGCTCCATCGCCATCCTGTCGTTCGTCGTGTGGGCACACCACATGTTCACCACCGGCATGCCGGTCACTGGCCAGCTGTTCTTCATGTACTCGACCATGTTGATCGCCGTGCCCACGGGCGTGAAGATCTTCAACTGGATCGCGACCATGTGGAAGGGTTCGATGACCTTCGAGACCCCGATGCTGTGGGCCGTGGGCTTCATCTTCGTGTTCACCATCGGTGGCTTCACCGGCCTGATCCTGTCGGTCGCGCCGATCGATATCCAGATGCAGGACACCTACTACGTGGTGGCCCACTTCCACTACGTGCTGGTGGCCGGTTCGCTGTTCGCCATGTTCTCCGGCATCTATTACTGGCTGCCCAAGTGGACCGGCGTGATGTACAGCGAGACCCGCGGCAAGATCCACTTCTGGTGGTCGATGATTTCGTTCAACATCACCTTCTTCCCGATGCACTTCCTGGGTCTGGCCGGCATGCCCCGTCGCTACGCCGACTACCCGATGCAGTTCGCCGACTTCAACGCCATCGCTTCGGTGGGCGCTTTCGGCTTCGGCATCGCCCAGGTGTATTTCTTCGTGGCCGTGATCCTGCCCGCCATGGCCGGCAAGGGTGAAAAAGCCTCGCAGAAGCCTTGGGATGGTGCCGAAGGTCTGGAGTGGGAAGTGCCATCGCCTGCACCGTTCCACACCTTCGAAAACCCGCCCAAGCTCGATGTCACCGCCACCAAGGTGATCGGCTGA
- a CDS encoding cytochrome oxidase small assembly protein gives MTPEQKKHNLRLGLILASVALVFFIGFVGKMVLLGG, from the coding sequence ATGACACCTGAACAAAAAAAGCACAACCTGCGCCTGGGCTTGATCCTCGCGTCGGTGGCGCTGGTGTTTTTCATCGGGTTCGTCGGCAAGATGGTGCTCCTGGGCGGCTGA
- a CDS encoding cytochrome c oxidase assembly protein gives MGLRSENFKMVGKLGVITLGMFAFGYALVPIYNAICEATGINVLSLSDRQIPGATSKAAANTQVDSSRTITVEFDVNSRGPWHFKPAVRSLQVHPGELTTVMYEFQNIQNRTMAAQAIPSYAPKQAMAHFNKLECFCFTQYTLKAGEKKAWPVAFVIDPRLPKDVTTITLSYTFFEVGGKVPAAPDDVAVRVETPAAAKPAGAV, from the coding sequence GTGGGACTGCGCAGCGAAAACTTCAAGATGGTGGGCAAGCTCGGCGTGATCACGCTGGGCATGTTCGCCTTCGGCTATGCGCTGGTGCCGATCTACAACGCGATTTGCGAAGCGACCGGCATCAACGTTCTGTCCCTGTCCGATCGCCAGATCCCGGGAGCCACGTCCAAGGCCGCGGCCAACACGCAGGTGGACTCCAGCCGCACCATCACCGTGGAGTTCGATGTGAACAGCCGTGGTCCGTGGCATTTCAAGCCGGCCGTGCGTTCGCTGCAGGTGCACCCGGGCGAGTTGACCACGGTGATGTACGAGTTCCAGAACATTCAGAACCGCACCATGGCGGCCCAGGCCATTCCGAGCTATGCGCCCAAACAGGCCATGGCCCACTTCAACAAGCTCGAGTGCTTCTGCTTCACGCAGTACACCTTGAAGGCGGGTGAGAAGAAGGCGTGGCCCGTGGCCTTTGTGATCGACCCTCGCCTGCCCAAGGACGTGACCACGATCACCCTCTCGTACACCTTCTTTGAAGTGGGTGGCAAGGTGCCCGCGGCTCCAGACGATGTGGCGGTTCGGGTGGAGACCCCGGCTGCTGCGAAACCGGCGGGTGCCGTATGA
- a CDS encoding DUF2970 domain-containing protein, giving the protein MTGPLLKRKGSLVGTVKAVLWGFLGVRRNADYQNDIAKLNPLHLMAVGVGMAFLFVLALILLVNWVVG; this is encoded by the coding sequence ATGACCGGGCCGCTGCTCAAACGCAAGGGCTCCCTTGTCGGAACGGTGAAGGCTGTGCTGTGGGGTTTCCTGGGCGTGCGCCGCAACGCCGACTACCAGAACGACATTGCCAAACTCAACCCGCTGCACCTGATGGCGGTGGGTGTGGGCATGGCGTTTTTGTTCGTTCTGGCCCTGATCCTGTTGGTGAACTGGGTTGTGGGCTGA
- a CDS encoding cytochrome c oxidase subunit 3, which yields MSAASHGTTPYYYVPGPSRHPVMAAIGLFFVILGAGQWINGHGWGAYSLAFGLAFWLIVLFQWFREAVGESESGMYGRKIDLSFRWSMSWFIFSEVMFFGAFFTALWWARVHSVPALGNIENSLIWPDFSAVWPSMQAGATASPGGIVEPFQTMGPFWLPTINTALLLTSGVTLTIAHHALQVGNRGKTIAFMWMTVILGMVFLFVQGYEYAHAYADLNLKLSSGIFGSTFFLLTGFHGFHVFVGMLMLLFITLRLQKGHFTKERHFGFEGAAWYWHFVDVVWLGLYILVYWL from the coding sequence ATGTCAGCAGCATCCCACGGCACAACGCCCTACTACTACGTTCCGGGCCCTTCACGGCACCCGGTGATGGCGGCGATCGGCCTGTTCTTCGTCATCCTGGGCGCGGGGCAATGGATCAACGGCCACGGCTGGGGTGCTTATTCGCTCGCCTTTGGTCTGGCCTTCTGGCTGATCGTGCTGTTCCAGTGGTTCCGCGAAGCCGTCGGCGAGAGCGAGAGCGGCATGTACGGACGCAAGATCGACCTGTCGTTCCGCTGGAGCATGAGCTGGTTCATCTTCTCCGAAGTGATGTTCTTCGGTGCCTTCTTCACCGCACTCTGGTGGGCCCGTGTTCATTCGGTGCCGGCGCTGGGCAACATCGAGAATTCGCTCATCTGGCCTGATTTCTCGGCCGTGTGGCCCAGCATGCAGGCTGGTGCCACGGCTTCGCCCGGCGGCATCGTCGAGCCCTTCCAGACCATGGGCCCGTTCTGGCTGCCCACGATCAACACCGCGCTGCTGCTGACCTCGGGCGTCACCCTGACCATTGCCCACCACGCATTGCAAGTGGGCAACCGTGGCAAGACCATCGCGTTCATGTGGATGACGGTGATTCTGGGCATGGTGTTCCTGTTCGTGCAGGGCTATGAGTACGCACACGCCTACGCCGATCTCAACCTCAAGTTGTCCTCGGGCATCTTCGGCTCCACGTTCTTCCTGCTCACCGGTTTTCACGGTTTTCACGTGTTCGTGGGCATGTTGATGCTGTTGTTCATCACACTGCGCCTGCAAAAGGGCCACTTCACCAAAGAGCGCCATTTCGGCTTCGAAGGGGCAGCCTGGTACTGGCACTTCGTGGACGTGGTGTGGCTGGGCCTCTACATCCTGGTTTATTGGCTGTGA
- a CDS encoding twin transmembrane helix small protein, whose product MKYLVIVAFIAIIGSLGAALVFMMRGGQSDDADSPDTPPRKNHMARALAFRVGFSILLFVVVLISYLMGWVQPTGLPLHR is encoded by the coding sequence ATGAAATATCTGGTCATCGTGGCATTCATTGCCATCATTGGAAGTCTGGGCGCGGCCCTGGTGTTCATGATGCGCGGCGGCCAGTCCGACGATGCCGACTCGCCAGACACCCCACCCCGCAAGAACCACATGGCCAGAGCACTGGCGTTCAGGGTCGGGTTTTCCATCCTGCTGTTCGTGGTGGTGCTCATCAGCTACCTCATGGGCTGGGTCCAGCCCACGGGTCTGCCGCTGCACCGCTGA
- a CDS encoding SURF1 family protein: MMSARARFAIVSAATVFTMAVTASLGFWQLDRARQKLALQDQIDQRADLPAWQTGDLLQAADPREGLHRPVRLRGQWVNEATVFLDNRQMATRNGFFLITPLRLTGSQRAVLVQRGWVPRDFTDRSRVPAIDTPSGEVQVEGRLAPPPGKLFQLGEAGTGAIRQNIDLGAFARETGLDLLAVSVQQTGASPEELLREWPRAAVGVDKHHGYAFQWFGLCALAGLLYVWFQFISPRRKRISHGTDAR, translated from the coding sequence ATGATGTCTGCGCGCGCGCGCTTCGCCATCGTGAGCGCGGCCACCGTGTTCACCATGGCCGTCACCGCATCGCTGGGATTCTGGCAACTGGACCGCGCCCGGCAAAAGCTCGCCCTGCAGGACCAGATCGACCAGCGCGCCGATCTGCCCGCCTGGCAGACGGGCGATCTCCTGCAGGCGGCTGATCCGCGGGAGGGTCTGCATCGTCCGGTGCGGCTTCGAGGGCAGTGGGTGAACGAGGCGACGGTGTTCCTGGACAACCGGCAGATGGCCACCCGCAACGGGTTCTTTTTGATCACGCCTCTCAGGCTGACTGGCAGCCAGCGCGCCGTGCTGGTGCAGCGGGGTTGGGTGCCGCGTGACTTCACCGACCGCAGCCGCGTTCCGGCCATCGACACGCCCTCGGGTGAGGTGCAGGTGGAGGGCCGCTTGGCCCCGCCGCCGGGCAAACTGTTCCAGCTCGGCGAGGCGGGGACGGGCGCGATCCGGCAAAATATCGACCTCGGCGCTTTTGCCCGGGAGACCGGACTCGACCTGCTGGCGGTGTCCGTCCAGCAAACCGGCGCGTCCCCCGAAGAACTGCTGCGCGAATGGCCGCGAGCGGCGGTGGGCGTCGACAAACACCACGGCTATGCGTTCCAGTGGTTTGGCCTGTGTGCCCTCGCCGGCCTGCTCTATGTCTGGTTCCAATTCATTTCCCCCCGCCGAAAGCGCATTTCCCATGGCACAGACGCCCGATGA
- a CDS encoding SCO family protein — MAQTPDEPLTLTVHSLPQLDQGGAGAVVNARAGRWKLLGLALVCVVPVLASYLTYYVIRPEGRRNYGELIDPQRPLPSITAVNAQGQTVPLSTLKDQWLLISVADSACNEECQAHLLLQRQLRETLGREKERLDWVWLRTGDAPLPEPLKQATAAAQVLQVDAQALAAWLQPAAGQKIEDHLYVVDPLGNWMMRFPASIDPKKAKSDLDRLLRASAFWDKEGRPQ; from the coding sequence ATGGCACAGACGCCCGATGAACCCTTGACCCTCACCGTGCACAGCCTGCCCCAGCTGGACCAGGGGGGTGCTGGCGCCGTGGTGAATGCACGCGCAGGTCGCTGGAAACTGCTGGGCCTGGCGCTCGTGTGTGTGGTACCGGTGCTGGCGTCGTACCTCACCTACTACGTGATCCGCCCCGAGGGCCGGCGCAACTACGGCGAACTGATCGATCCGCAGCGCCCGCTGCCTTCCATCACGGCCGTCAATGCCCAGGGCCAGACCGTGCCCTTGAGCACACTGAAGGACCAATGGCTGCTGATCAGCGTGGCCGACAGCGCCTGCAACGAGGAATGCCAGGCACACCTGCTGCTGCAACGCCAGCTGCGCGAGACGCTGGGCCGCGAAAAGGAACGCCTGGACTGGGTCTGGCTGCGCACCGGGGACGCACCCCTGCCCGAGCCATTGAAGCAAGCCACTGCTGCCGCACAGGTGCTGCAGGTCGACGCGCAAGCACTGGCCGCGTGGCTGCAACCGGCGGCCGGCCAGAAGATCGAGGACCATCTCTACGTGGTCGATCCGCTGGGCAACTGGATGATGCGATTCCCCGCCAGCATCGACCCGAAGAAGGCCAAGAGCGACCTCGACCGCCTGCTGCGCGCTTCTGCCTTCTGGGACAAGGAAGGCCGGCCGCAGTGA
- a CDS encoding COX15/CtaA family protein: MNAQPLYDLAPIVRIMLLGIVIALGPLAWVWVRNRHAAPAQRLRVLTLVTLFLTFDLVLFGAFTRLTDSGLGCPDWPGCYGSVSPVGASTAIAAAQDAMPTGPVTFSKAWIEMIHRYLATAVGVLILVLALVSWLERKRLSVSFVWPLVTLVWVCVQGAFGALTVTMKLFPAIVTLHLLGGLGLLALLRAQAVGYELATPGHRGPVALPARLRTALVAVSVLLWLQIALGGWVSTNYAVLACSEFPTCQGSWWPRMDFREGFALWRHLGLNSAGEAIAFPALTAIHYVHRLMAFVVLGALVWLGWRLWRVPGMGRTARALLLLALWQFASGLTNVVLDWPLLAAVGHTAGAAALVIVFTGALSGTRSAASRPAETTGARALKLFRSTP, translated from the coding sequence ATGAACGCCCAACCCCTGTACGACCTGGCCCCCATCGTCCGCATCATGCTGCTGGGCATCGTGATCGCGCTCGGGCCGCTGGCCTGGGTTTGGGTGCGCAACCGCCACGCTGCGCCAGCGCAGCGCCTGCGCGTGCTCACCCTGGTCACGCTGTTCCTCACCTTTGACCTGGTGCTCTTCGGCGCCTTCACGCGTCTGACCGATTCGGGTCTGGGTTGCCCTGACTGGCCGGGCTGCTACGGCAGCGTGAGCCCGGTGGGTGCAAGCACGGCCATAGCCGCTGCGCAGGACGCCATGCCCACCGGCCCGGTGACGTTTTCCAAGGCCTGGATCGAAATGATCCACCGCTACCTGGCCACCGCCGTGGGCGTGCTGATCCTGGTGCTCGCGCTGGTGAGCTGGTTGGAGCGCAAGCGCCTGTCGGTGTCGTTCGTGTGGCCGCTGGTGACGCTGGTGTGGGTCTGCGTGCAAGGCGCTTTCGGCGCCCTCACCGTCACCATGAAGCTGTTCCCGGCCATCGTCACCTTGCACCTGCTCGGCGGGCTGGGCTTGCTGGCTTTGTTGCGAGCGCAGGCGGTGGGTTATGAACTCGCGACCCCAGGCCACCGAGGACCGGTGGCGCTGCCGGCGCGGTTGCGCACGGCGCTGGTGGCGGTCAGCGTCCTGCTGTGGCTTCAGATCGCGCTGGGCGGCTGGGTCAGCACCAACTACGCCGTGCTCGCCTGCAGCGAGTTCCCCACCTGCCAGGGCAGCTGGTGGCCCCGCATGGATTTTCGTGAAGGCTTTGCGCTGTGGCGCCACCTCGGGTTGAACAGCGCTGGTGAGGCGATTGCCTTTCCCGCGCTCACCGCCATTCACTATGTCCACCGCCTCATGGCCTTTGTGGTCCTCGGCGCCCTGGTCTGGCTCGGCTGGCGCCTGTGGCGCGTGCCGGGCATGGGCCGCACCGCGCGCGCCTTGTTGCTGCTCGCACTCTGGCAGTTCGCCAGCGGTCTGACCAACGTGGTGCTCGACTGGCCGTTGCTGGCGGCGGTCGGCCACACGGCCGGTGCCGCCGCATTGGTGATCGTTTTCACCGGCGCGCTCAGCGGCACGCGCAGTGCGGCATCCCGCCCTGCTGAAACCACCGGCGCCCGCGCCCTGAAACTGTTCCGATCGACCCCATGA
- the cyoE gene encoding heme o synthase, which translates to MSAASSPSVAVALPSVWRQYHALTKPRVIQLIVFCALIGMVLAVPGVPTWAQVQLAATACFGIWLVAGAAAAFNCVVEQHIDAKMKRTAWRPTAKGQLTNGKTLSFSAVLCAAGSAVLYFAVNPLTMWLTFATFVGYAVVYTVILKPLTPQNIVIGGASGAMPPVLGWAAMTGVVSPEALILFLIIFLWTPPHFWALALYRVEDYRKSGLPMLPVTHGSEFTRLQILLYTFVLFAACLMPFMMRMSGWFYLVSAIALSIGFCGYAWALWRNYSDALARKTFRFSLIHLSLLFAALLMDHYL; encoded by the coding sequence ATGAGCGCTGCTTCCTCTCCCTCCGTGGCCGTGGCCTTGCCTTCGGTCTGGCGCCAGTACCACGCGCTGACCAAGCCCCGCGTGATCCAGCTCATCGTGTTCTGTGCGCTGATCGGCATGGTGCTGGCCGTGCCCGGCGTGCCCACCTGGGCGCAGGTTCAGCTCGCGGCCACCGCCTGCTTCGGCATCTGGCTCGTGGCCGGCGCGGCCGCTGCTTTCAACTGCGTGGTCGAGCAGCACATCGACGCGAAGATGAAGCGCACCGCGTGGCGCCCCACCGCCAAAGGACAGCTCACCAACGGCAAGACGCTCTCGTTCTCGGCCGTGTTGTGCGCAGCCGGTTCGGCGGTGCTGTACTTCGCGGTCAACCCGCTGACCATGTGGTTGACCTTTGCCACCTTCGTGGGTTACGCGGTGGTCTACACCGTGATCCTCAAGCCGCTCACGCCGCAGAACATCGTGATCGGTGGCGCGTCGGGCGCCATGCCGCCGGTGCTGGGCTGGGCCGCCATGACGGGGGTGGTGTCGCCCGAGGCGCTGATCCTGTTCCTGATCATCTTCCTCTGGACGCCGCCGCATTTCTGGGCGCTGGCGCTCTACCGCGTGGAGGACTACCGCAAGTCGGGCCTGCCGATGTTGCCGGTCACGCACGGTTCCGAGTTCACACGGCTGCAGATCCTGCTCTACACCTTCGTGTTGTTTGCCGCTTGCCTCATGCCCTTCATGATGCGCATGAGCGGCTGGTTCTACCTGGTCAGTGCCATCGCCCTGAGCATCGGATTCTGTGGCTATGCCTGGGCACTCTGGCGCAACTACTCCGACGCGCTGGCGCGCAAGACCTTCCGTTTCTCCTTGATCCATCTCTCGCTGCTGTTTGCCGCGCTGTTGATGGATCACTACCTGTGA
- a CDS encoding SCO family protein, producing the protein MSLPLLTRRSLLGAAALLIAGCTEKVESFAGIDITGADYATGFSLTDHNGQPRTLADFKGKVVVLFFGFTQCPDVCPTTMTELAEAKRLLGADGDRLQGLFVSIDPERDTPAIMKQYMASFDPSFLALYAAPNQLPELAKSYKMYYKKVDGPTPTSYTMDHSAGSYVYDPQGRIRLYHRYGSGSAALASDLKKLLAA; encoded by the coding sequence ATGTCCCTTCCCTTGCTCACGCGCCGCAGCCTGCTGGGCGCTGCCGCCCTGTTGATCGCCGGTTGCACCGAGAAGGTCGAGTCGTTCGCCGGCATCGACATCACTGGCGCCGACTACGCCACCGGTTTTTCGCTCACCGACCACAACGGCCAGCCCCGCACGCTGGCCGATTTCAAGGGCAAGGTGGTCGTGCTGTTCTTCGGTTTCACCCAGTGCCCCGATGTGTGCCCCACCACCATGACCGAGCTGGCCGAGGCCAAGCGGCTGTTGGGCGCCGACGGGGATCGCCTGCAGGGCCTGTTTGTCAGCATCGACCCCGAGCGCGACACGCCCGCGATCATGAAGCAGTACATGGCCAGCTTCGACCCCAGCTTCCTCGCGCTGTACGCCGCGCCCAACCAGCTGCCCGAACTGGCCAAGAGCTACAAGATGTACTACAAGAAAGTGGATGGGCCCACACCCACCAGCTACACCATGGACCACTCGGCGGGCAGCTATGTGTACGACCCGCAGGGCCGCATTCGCCTGTACCACCGTTACGGCAGCGGCTCTGCCGCGCTGGCCAGCGATCTCAAGAAACTGCTCGCTGCCTGA
- a CDS encoding Bug family tripartite tricarboxylate transporter substrate binding protein, with protein MNRRQLITRAALASTSLALPGFAVAQAATTRIIVPFAAGGPIDVTARILAEAVKGTLGTVIVDNRPGAGGNIGVSAVAKAAPDGLTLGIATTASHGINPWLFSKLPYDPAKDFAPVTQMLRVPNVLVMNAEAATRLNINTLADLIAYGKANPGKLNYGSGGNGSAGHLAGELFKNQAGIFAVHIPYNGGNPAQLGLLSGQVDFNFDNLATAAANIRSGKLKALAVTTAQRSGVVPDVPTVAATLPGFEIDTWWGLIAPAGTPAETVRKLNAAFTEALKSPEVKSRFALLLAEPAPSTPEQFDDFMKRERAKYERVVKLSGAKVD; from the coding sequence ATGAACCGCCGCCAACTGATCACGCGCGCTGCGCTGGCCTCGACGAGCCTCGCCCTGCCTGGGTTCGCTGTCGCTCAAGCCGCCACCACGCGCATCATCGTGCCATTCGCGGCCGGTGGGCCGATCGACGTGACAGCACGCATCCTGGCCGAGGCTGTCAAGGGCACGCTCGGCACGGTGATTGTGGACAACCGGCCCGGTGCGGGTGGCAACATCGGCGTGAGCGCGGTGGCCAAGGCCGCGCCCGACGGCCTCACGCTGGGCATCGCCACCACGGCCTCGCACGGCATCAACCCCTGGCTTTTCAGCAAGCTGCCCTACGACCCGGCCAAGGACTTCGCGCCCGTCACGCAGATGCTGCGGGTGCCCAACGTCCTGGTGATGAACGCCGAAGCCGCGACGCGCCTGAACATCAACACCCTGGCCGACCTGATCGCCTATGGCAAGGCGAACCCGGGCAAGCTCAACTACGGCTCCGGCGGCAACGGCAGCGCAGGCCACCTGGCGGGCGAGCTCTTCAAGAACCAGGCCGGCATCTTCGCGGTGCACATTCCCTACAACGGCGGCAACCCGGCCCAGCTGGGCCTGCTCTCGGGCCAGGTCGATTTCAACTTCGACAACCTTGCCACCGCCGCAGCCAACATCCGCTCGGGCAAGCTCAAGGCGCTGGCCGTGACCACCGCGCAGCGCAGCGGCGTGGTGCCGGATGTGCCCACCGTGGCGGCCACCCTGCCCGGCTTCGAGATCGACACCTGGTGGGGTCTGATCGCCCCGGCCGGCACGCCCGCCGAGACGGTGCGCAAACTCAACGCTGCGTTCACCGAAGCCCTGAAGTCGCCCGAGGTGAAGAGCCGTTTTGCCCTGCTGCTGGCCGAGCCCGCGCCCAGCACGCCGGAGCAGTTCGACGACTTCATGAAACGCGAGCGCGCCAAGTACGAACGCGTGGTCAAGCTCAGCGGTGCCAAAGTCGATTGA